A stretch of the Bacillus licheniformis DSM 13 = ATCC 14580 genome encodes the following:
- a CDS encoding ABC transporter ATP-binding protein: MSALLEVNDLKTYFFRKKQPIPAVDGVDFSIKKGETVALVGESGSGKSITSLSIMGLVEGSGGKIMSGSIKLEGQDLVTYKEQDLCKIRGNEISMIFQEPMTSLNPVLTIGEQITEVLIYHKKLSKKEAAKKAVELLKLVGFSRAGELMKEYPHRLSGGMRQRVMIAIALSCNPKLLIADEPTTALDVTIQAQVLELMKDLCDKFDTSILLITHDLGVVSEIADRVIVMYCGQVVENATVDELFDEPLHPYTKGLLNSIPVIEGSIEKLTAIKGNVPTPDNLPAGCRFAPRCPSAVDKCWGAQPDLKTRPDGRSVRCFLYEEGE, translated from the coding sequence ATGAGCGCATTGCTGGAAGTCAATGATTTAAAAACTTATTTTTTTAGGAAAAAACAGCCGATACCTGCAGTGGACGGCGTCGATTTTTCAATTAAAAAAGGGGAAACCGTTGCGCTGGTCGGTGAATCGGGATCCGGTAAAAGCATTACCTCTTTGTCAATCATGGGACTGGTCGAGGGCTCGGGCGGAAAGATCATGAGCGGCTCTATCAAGCTCGAAGGACAGGATCTCGTTACATACAAAGAACAAGATTTATGCAAGATCCGCGGAAATGAAATCTCCATGATTTTTCAGGAACCGATGACCTCGCTCAATCCGGTTTTGACGATCGGCGAACAAATCACAGAAGTGCTGATCTATCATAAAAAGCTATCGAAAAAAGAAGCCGCCAAAAAAGCGGTAGAATTATTAAAGCTTGTCGGATTTTCAAGAGCCGGCGAGCTGATGAAAGAGTATCCGCACCGCCTGTCGGGCGGCATGAGGCAGAGGGTCATGATCGCCATTGCCTTAAGCTGCAATCCGAAGCTGCTGATCGCGGATGAACCGACGACAGCGCTTGACGTCACCATTCAAGCCCAAGTGCTGGAACTGATGAAAGACCTATGCGACAAATTCGATACCTCCATACTTCTCATTACCCACGATCTCGGCGTTGTGTCCGAAATTGCGGACCGCGTGATCGTCATGTATTGCGGACAAGTTGTTGAAAATGCCACAGTAGACGAGCTATTCGACGAACCCCTGCATCCCTATACAAAAGGACTGTTAAACTCCATCCCTGTCATTGAAGGCTCCATTGAAAAATTAACAGCCATTAAAGGAAATGTGCCGACGCCTGACAACCTTCCTGCCGGCTGCCGGTTCGCTCCAAGGTGTCCGAGCGCGGTCGACAAATGCTGGGGGGCGCAGCCAGACTTGAAAACGCGTCCGGACGGCCGGTCTGTCAGATGTTTTTTATATGAGGAGGGAGAATAA
- a CDS encoding ABC transporter ATP-binding protein has protein sequence MNPQESLLELKDVKKYFPIRSGIFQKKIGDVKAVDGISFSLKRGETLGIVGESGCGKSTAGRTMIRLYKPTAGQIFYKGRDISSLSEEALRKSVRKNIQMVFQDPFASLNPRKTLRSIIKEPFNTHHMYNFKERNEKAEELLAKVGLHPSFANRYPHEFSGGQRQRIGIARALALNPELIIADEPVSALDVSIQAQVINLMEELQEEFNLTYLFISHDLSVVRHISDRVGVMYLGKMMELTDKHELYGNPLHPYTQALLSAVPVTRKKGGTKRERIVLKGELPSPANPPKGCVFHTRCPAAKAICAEAEPAFKEVKTNHFVACHLYE, from the coding sequence ATGAACCCGCAAGAATCCCTTCTGGAGCTGAAAGACGTCAAAAAGTACTTTCCGATCCGCTCAGGGATTTTTCAGAAAAAAATCGGCGATGTCAAAGCGGTGGACGGCATCAGCTTTTCGCTTAAACGCGGCGAAACGCTCGGCATTGTCGGTGAATCGGGCTGCGGAAAGTCGACCGCCGGACGGACGATGATCCGCCTTTATAAACCGACGGCAGGGCAGATTTTTTACAAAGGCCGCGACATTTCAAGTTTGTCGGAAGAAGCTTTGAGAAAAAGCGTCCGCAAAAACATCCAGATGGTTTTCCAAGATCCGTTTGCCTCACTGAACCCGAGAAAAACGCTGCGTTCCATCATCAAAGAACCCTTCAACACGCATCATATGTACAATTTCAAAGAGCGCAACGAAAAAGCCGAAGAGCTTTTAGCCAAGGTCGGGCTGCACCCGTCGTTTGCGAACCGCTATCCCCACGAATTTTCCGGGGGGCAGCGCCAGCGGATCGGAATCGCGCGGGCGCTGGCTTTAAATCCGGAGCTTATTATCGCCGATGAACCGGTATCCGCATTGGACGTGTCAATCCAGGCTCAAGTGATCAACCTGATGGAAGAGCTTCAGGAAGAATTCAATCTGACATATTTGTTCATTTCCCATGACTTGAGCGTCGTCCGCCATATCAGCGACAGGGTCGGCGTCATGTATCTCGGCAAAATGATGGAGCTGACAGACAAGCATGAGCTGTACGGCAACCCGCTTCATCCATACACGCAGGCGCTTCTGTCCGCCGTTCCCGTCACTAGGAAGAAAGGCGGAACAAAGCGGGAGCGAATCGTTTTAAAAGGCGAGCTGCCGAGTCCCGCCAACCCTCCGAAAGGCTGTGTCTTTCATACGAGGTGTCCGGCCGCAAAAGCGATTTGCGCGGAAGCCGAACCTGCTTTCAAGGAAGTGAAAACAAACCATTTCGTGGCATGTCACCTTTACGAATAA
- a CDS encoding peptide-binding protein encodes MNKRKTGFSILSLLLILSIFLTACNSGEVGGDEKEGKSDGKPQQGGDLIAGSTGEPTLFNSLYSTDTASSDIERLIYNTLLDVNEKLEVENQLADEVKESEDGLTFDVKLKEGVKFHDGEEMTADDVVFTYSIPMSDEYVGERGSNFKMIESVTKKGKYEVQFKLKKQDPYFYNVTLASYGILPKHILKDVPISKLGEHEFNRKNPIGTGPFKFKEWKEGQYVKVEAFDDYYAGRPHLDSITYKIIPDSNAALSQLQAGDVDYLVVTPGPDYKTAEKFNNVKMETDLGLNYTYIGWNERNELFKDKKVRQALTHALDRQALVDQVLDGDGEIANIPESPLSWNYPDNKDKFKTFEYDPEKAKKLLKEAGWTDSDGDGILDKDGKKFSFVIKTNQGNKTREDLAVVVQQQLKEIGIQAKPQIVEWSALIEQMNPPNWDFDAMIMGWSLATFPDQSNIFHSKEAEKGLNYVWYQNEKLDKLLDEAKTLKDREEYKKAYEDIYEILAEDQPYTFLYYTNYHRAMPKNMKGYVFHPKEDFYKAEDWWLDQK; translated from the coding sequence ATGAATAAACGCAAAACAGGATTTTCAATTTTAAGCTTGCTGCTGATCTTATCGATTTTTCTAACGGCCTGCAACAGCGGCGAAGTCGGAGGGGATGAAAAAGAAGGCAAATCTGACGGGAAGCCGCAGCAGGGCGGAGATCTGATTGCTGGATCCACAGGTGAACCGACGCTGTTTAATTCACTGTATTCAACTGATACAGCAAGTTCAGATATTGAAAGACTGATCTACAACACTTTGTTAGACGTTAATGAGAAACTTGAAGTGGAAAACCAACTCGCTGATGAAGTAAAGGAATCGGAGGATGGGTTAACATTCGATGTGAAGCTAAAAGAAGGTGTCAAGTTTCACGACGGTGAAGAAATGACAGCCGACGATGTCGTTTTTACTTACAGCATTCCGATGAGTGATGAATACGTTGGAGAACGCGGCTCAAACTTTAAAATGATAGAGTCTGTCACGAAAAAAGGTAAATATGAAGTGCAGTTTAAATTAAAGAAGCAGGATCCGTATTTTTACAATGTTACACTTGCCAGTTACGGTATTCTGCCTAAGCACATTTTAAAAGATGTCCCAATCAGCAAACTCGGTGAACACGAATTCAATCGAAAGAATCCGATTGGAACAGGACCGTTTAAATTTAAAGAATGGAAAGAAGGACAATATGTAAAGGTTGAGGCTTTTGATGATTATTATGCCGGGCGTCCTCATTTAGATTCGATCACGTATAAAATTATTCCGGATTCAAATGCAGCGCTGTCACAGCTGCAAGCTGGAGATGTCGATTACTTGGTCGTTACACCAGGACCAGACTATAAAACGGCCGAGAAATTTAACAATGTGAAGATGGAAACCGATTTAGGTTTGAATTATACGTATATCGGCTGGAACGAAAGAAATGAGCTGTTTAAGGATAAAAAGGTTCGCCAAGCGCTGACACATGCGCTTGACCGCCAGGCGCTCGTTGACCAAGTTCTAGATGGAGATGGGGAAATCGCGAACATCCCGGAAAGCCCGCTTTCATGGAACTACCCGGATAACAAAGATAAGTTTAAAACGTTTGAATACGATCCAGAGAAAGCAAAAAAACTGCTCAAAGAAGCAGGATGGACAGACTCAGATGGTGATGGGATTTTAGATAAGGACGGCAAAAAGTTTTCTTTCGTTATTAAAACGAACCAAGGAAACAAAACACGGGAAGACCTCGCGGTTGTTGTTCAGCAGCAATTAAAAGAAATTGGGATTCAAGCAAAACCGCAGATTGTTGAATGGAGTGCTTTAATTGAACAAATGAACCCGCCGAATTGGGATTTTGATGCGATGATCATGGGCTGGAGCCTTGCTACGTTCCCTGATCAGAGCAACATTTTCCATTCGAAAGAAGCTGAAAAAGGACTAAACTATGTTTGGTATCAAAATGAAAAGCTTGATAAACTGCTGGATGAAGCTAAAACGTTGAAGGACCGTGAAGAATATAAAAAGGCGTATGAAGATATTTACGAAATTCTGGCGGAAGATCAGCCGTATACATTCTTGTATTATACGAATTACCATAGAGCGATGCCTAAAAATATGAAAGGCTACGTATTCCATCCGAAAGAAGATTTCTATAAAGCCGAAGACTGGTGGCTGGATCAAAAATAA
- a CDS encoding ABC transporter permease: MITYIIRRTLMSIPILFGITILSFAIMKAAPGDPMALMMDPTISAGDREKFIEKYGLDEPEHVQYLKWLGNMVQGDFGTSIVRKGTPVTDLIMARLPNTLLLMLVSTILALLISIPLGVLSARRPYSKLDYGITFTSFIGLAVPNFWLGLILIMFLAVNLGWFPTGGVMTLNADFSLWDRIHHLILPAFVLATADMAGLTRYTRSSMLDVLRQDYMRTARAKGFKENRVVYKHGLRNGLLPVITIFGLMIPSFIGGAVVTEQIFSWPGLGKLFVDSAFQRDYPVIMAMTVISATLVVIGNLVADILYAMVDPRIEY, encoded by the coding sequence ATGATTACATATATCATTCGAAGGACGCTCATGTCGATTCCAATATTATTTGGTATTACAATTTTGTCATTTGCGATTATGAAAGCAGCGCCGGGAGATCCAATGGCATTGATGATGGATCCGACCATCAGCGCGGGAGACCGTGAAAAATTCATTGAAAAATACGGGTTGGATGAACCTGAACACGTTCAATATTTAAAGTGGCTCGGAAATATGGTTCAAGGTGACTTCGGTACTTCAATCGTTAGAAAAGGAACGCCAGTGACTGATTTGATTATGGCGAGGCTGCCGAATACGTTATTGTTAATGCTCGTTTCAACCATTTTGGCTCTCCTCATATCGATCCCGCTTGGAGTGCTTTCAGCTAGGCGGCCATATTCTAAATTGGATTATGGCATCACATTCACATCATTTATCGGTCTTGCTGTCCCAAATTTTTGGCTTGGACTGATTCTAATCATGTTTCTTGCTGTTAATTTAGGATGGTTTCCAACCGGGGGCGTTATGACTCTGAATGCCGATTTTAGTTTATGGGATCGCATTCATCATCTAATTTTGCCTGCATTCGTCCTGGCGACCGCAGATATGGCGGGACTCACCCGCTACACGAGATCGAGCATGCTTGATGTGCTCAGGCAAGACTACATGCGGACAGCGAGAGCAAAGGGTTTTAAAGAAAATCGTGTCGTGTACAAGCATGGGCTTCGAAATGGTTTGCTTCCGGTTATTACGATCTTTGGTCTGATGATTCCTTCTTTCATCGGCGGAGCTGTCGTTACTGAACAGATTTTCAGTTGGCCAGGACTTGGAAAGCTGTTTGTCGACTCTGCTTTCCAGAGGGACTATCCTGTCATTATGGCAATGACGGTTATTTCAGCCACACTTGTTGTCATTGGGAATTTAGTTGCGGATATTCTTTATGCAATGGTCGATCCGCGGATTGAGTATTAA
- the opp4C gene encoding oligopeptide ABC transporter permease, whose translation MTQTNPSTPSPEITLQENVAPKPETMTKIFFEKFYKNKLAVIGGVLLFIIILSAIFAPVIAPYPPEQQNLLNKLKPPSGEHLMGTDKFGRDIFSRLLYGARVSLLVGFASVLGSITIGTVVGAIAGYFGGIIDAIMMRLVDIVLSIPDIFLLITLVTIFQPGIDKLILIFALTRWTTTARLVRSEFLSLRSREFVLAAKTIGTRNYKIIFSHILPNAMGPIIVAATLSVGTVILAESALSYLGFGVQPPMASWGNMLQDAQNFTIMIQAWWYPLFPGLMILLTVLCFNFLGDGLRDALDPKNIK comes from the coding sequence ATGACACAGACAAATCCATCGACACCTTCGCCGGAGATCACATTGCAGGAAAATGTCGCACCAAAGCCCGAGACAATGACAAAAATCTTTTTTGAAAAGTTTTATAAAAACAAGCTGGCGGTAATTGGAGGAGTTTTATTATTTATTATTATCCTATCAGCGATTTTTGCTCCGGTGATCGCTCCATACCCGCCGGAACAGCAAAACCTTCTGAATAAGCTAAAACCGCCAAGTGGTGAACATCTAATGGGAACAGACAAGTTTGGCCGAGATATTTTCAGCCGTTTACTTTATGGGGCTCGGGTTTCTTTACTTGTAGGCTTTGCCTCTGTACTTGGATCGATTACGATAGGTACGGTGGTCGGCGCAATCGCCGGCTACTTTGGCGGAATAATCGACGCTATTATGATGAGACTGGTGGATATTGTATTATCCATACCCGACATCTTTCTGTTAATCACGCTGGTCACCATCTTCCAGCCGGGCATAGATAAACTGATTTTAATATTCGCCTTGACGAGATGGACGACGACAGCGCGCCTTGTCCGGAGCGAGTTTTTGTCCTTGAGGTCGAGGGAGTTCGTCTTGGCGGCGAAAACGATCGGTACAAGAAATTACAAAATCATTTTTTCTCATATCCTTCCGAATGCGATGGGGCCGATTATCGTTGCCGCGACGCTTTCCGTCGGTACCGTAATCCTTGCGGAATCGGCATTAAGCTATCTTGGATTCGGGGTTCAGCCGCCGATGGCAAGCTGGGGAAACATGCTTCAGGATGCACAGAACTTTACGATCATGATCCAGGCGTGGTGGTATCCGCTGTTCCCGGGCCTGATGATCCTGCTCACTGTGCTGTGCTTTAACTTCTTAGGCGACGGACTCCGCGATGCGCTTGATCCGAAGAATATTAAATGA
- a CDS encoding MFS transporter, with the protein MLSVLKNKNFLFLILGRLVTNIGDSMYTVAAMWLVFDLSKSTFYSGLAGFLTMFPTVLQFLTGPIVDKVRLNKVLVWSQLIQAILVLIIPLFYFIGYLNIWIIMMIMPLIVFIEQFTYPAQSAALPKIIKSQDLVKANSLMSFSYQGTDIIFTGIAGIVIASAGAISIYLVDSFTFLLAALFFKCVKLEQKNEIEHKPRFHFKKVIHNYTTDIKEGFTLIRHSLIPKILLGSMISNFMLSATIVILPSFSSIRGGEEYYGYYLASMSCGLLLGSIFATVFGRFAIGSLTIYGFFISGVLWSISAIATSSYISIILFGLSQISIGVTNVIFMSILQSILPEEFIGRVFSFIASLTSIAAPFGSLLGGFTASLIGSDKVFFIGGIAMLFVSVYWVFQSSLRSIPSSEKINAKEYSFFTNVLNK; encoded by the coding sequence ATGTTAAGCGTATTGAAAAATAAAAACTTTTTATTTTTGATATTAGGGCGTTTGGTAACCAATATTGGGGACAGTATGTATACAGTTGCGGCAATGTGGCTTGTGTTTGATTTATCAAAAAGTACATTTTATTCCGGATTAGCTGGTTTTTTGACGATGTTCCCAACTGTTTTGCAATTTTTAACAGGTCCGATTGTTGATAAAGTCAGATTAAATAAAGTTTTGGTTTGGAGTCAACTCATCCAAGCTATTTTGGTGTTGATTATTCCGCTTTTTTATTTCATTGGATATTTGAACATTTGGATCATCATGATGATTATGCCTCTTATCGTATTCATTGAGCAATTTACTTATCCTGCGCAATCTGCCGCACTGCCTAAAATAATCAAAAGTCAAGATCTAGTTAAAGCAAACTCACTTATGTCATTTTCATATCAAGGTACAGATATTATATTTACTGGTATTGCAGGTATTGTGATTGCTTCGGCAGGAGCTATAAGCATATACTTAGTTGACTCTTTCACTTTTTTGTTAGCGGCGCTGTTTTTTAAGTGCGTAAAATTAGAACAAAAAAATGAGATAGAACATAAGCCCCGATTCCACTTCAAAAAAGTCATACACAATTATACAACGGATATAAAAGAGGGATTTACACTCATTCGTCATTCCCTCATTCCAAAAATCCTCTTGGGCTCGATGATTTCTAACTTCATGCTTAGTGCGACGATTGTGATTTTGCCAAGCTTCTCTTCGATTAGAGGAGGAGAAGAATACTATGGATATTATTTGGCTTCCATGTCATGCGGTTTACTGTTAGGTTCAATATTCGCAACAGTGTTTGGCCGATTCGCGATAGGATCACTTACGATATACGGATTTTTCATTTCAGGGGTTTTATGGAGTATTTCGGCGATCGCCACCTCTTCATACATATCGATTATTTTATTTGGTTTGTCTCAAATATCCATCGGCGTGACAAACGTCATTTTCATGTCCATTTTGCAAAGCATACTGCCGGAAGAGTTTATAGGGAGAGTTTTTTCTTTTATCGCAAGTTTGACAAGCATAGCAGCTCCTTTTGGATCTTTGCTGGGAGGGTTTACCGCGTCATTGATCGGCAGCGATAAGGTTTTCTTTATAGGAGGAATTGCCATGCTGTTTGTATCTGTTTATTGGGTGTTTCAGTCTTCTTTAAGATCAATTCCTTCATCAGAAAAAATAAACGCTAAAGAATACAGCTTTTTTACAAACGTGTTGAATAAATAA